AGGCGGTGAGAGCATGCACTCCGCACCCAGCGAACATGTCGACAAGCAAGATGCGGCGCTCAAGTTCCTACCCAGCCTGAGCATCGCCTGAGCAATAAATTTCGCCAGAGGATAAGCCGGACTCATTGAGTTCGGCTTCGCCTCATTGGAAAAATTCATAACAGGTGGTACAACAGATGAAAGGTCGAAGTATCGATTTGTTCAGCACCTTCAGGAACCTCAGCCGAAAGATCATGTCAAAAATCCTGATTGTTGAAGATGACGAAGCACTGGCCGACTCGATTAAGGACATACTGGAATTCGATCATCACCATGTCGATGCCGTCGCCGATGGTGCTCTCGGCCTCGAGCACGCGCTTTCAGGCGCATTCGATTTGATCATTCTCGACCGGCAACTCCCGGGAATGCAGGGAACAGATATCTGCACGGCATTCCGCAATAAAGGCGGGCAAACACCCATACTCATGCTTACCGCCCTCAGCTCAATCAATCAAAAACTGGAAGGTTTTGAAAGCGGCGTTGACGACTATCTGACCAAACCGTTCGCTATGCCGGAGCTGCTGGTGCGAATCAAAGCACTGCTGAAAAGACCACCGATACAATCAAGAGCCGTATTGTCGGCCGGAAACATTTCACTTGATGCAGAAAGCAAGACAGTTATGCAATCCGGTCAAAACCTGAAACTAAAACCGCTCGAGTTCTCAGTTCTAGAATACTTCATGACGCATCCAAACAAAGTGATAAGCGCCGAAGAATTATTGAAACGCGTTTGGAAAACAGAAGCCGACGCATCAGTCGATTCTGTCTATACGTCTATAAACCGGCTGCGAAAAAAATTGGGAGAGAATGCAGACCAGATTTTGCAAACTGTGCACGGGCTGGGATACAAACTCGTAAAATAAACACAATCACGCAGCGATGCTCAATTCAGAAACTCCAACTTCATACCTGTAAAATAGCTTGTCAAAAATACGGCTCAGACTCTGGCATAAATTCGAATTACTAGCAGCACTACCCATGGTGATCTGTGCTGCGGTCTTGCTGCTGCTCGGATTTATTTATACGTATACAGACCAGCAACTGGCAGAGGCGCAACGCGCTCGCGAAGCGTTAGACACATGCGAATTCCTGATGCGAACAGTGAGCCAAACGACAGCCAAGCTGTGGACGGCAGGCAACTTTGAAGCAGCAAGCGAACAACAAATTCTCAATACAACAAAAACAAAAGTGCGAGAGAAGGTGCAGAGACTAAAGGAACTCTGCAAAGATCATCCGGAACAACAGAGAACCGCATTTGAACTGGAGGAAACGCTCGAGTCCTCGTTGAAACTGATGCAGAGATCAATTGAGATGAAGGCCGAACATGGCATAGCGCCCGCTCTCAAAATTATGAGCTTCCAGATTGCTACACAAGAACATGCTGACACGCTCTTTCAGTGCAATCGACGACTGACGGAGCAGCTTACCTCCAGCCTGGAACATTCCGAGCACGCATCGACGGCCGAAACAATGCGCCCATTGCTGCTCTTAGCAGCGACACTGATCGCAGCAATAGGATTGATCACAGCCTTTATACTTAATCGAAGTGTAGTAAATCGTTTATCCAAACTCGTTTTGAACAGCAAACGCCTGGCCACTTTAGACAAACTAGTGCCACCATCAACAAAAGGCGAAAATGATGAAATAGCCGATCTGGACGACATTTTTCATACAATGGCGTCTTCACTTTCTGAAGCAATTGAAAGAGAACTCGCTACCATCGAGAAAGCAGCAGATGTAATTTGCACAGTAAATTCAAGGGGAGAACTAAGAAGTGTCAACTCAGCCTGTCTATCCGCCTGGGGTTATCAGGCAGGAGAACTGATAGGTGGCAATCTCCTGGAGTTGGTGCACCATGATGACCGCAGCCAAACCAAGGCATTTATAGCAACACTCAAAAACAGCGAAGAGATGGAGACTTTTGAAAACAAACTGACCAGGAAGGACGGAGGACTTCTCGATATTCTCTGGTCATTTCGAAAGTCAGAAACAAGCGACGAAATATTTTGCATAGCCCACGACATAACAGAAAGAAAGAAGGCGCAGGAAGATTTACGCAAAAGCGAAGATAGATTCGCTGCTATTAAAGAAAAGATGCCTGCCGGAATCATCATTTTCAGCGAAGACGGAGAAGTTCTCGATTACAATCCAAGCGCTATTACACTGCTAGGACGGGATCAGTCGAGCATAAAAAACACCAAACTGGAAAAAATCATTCCGGCACTGCATTCCGAACTCAATAATCTGTCGAAGCAAAGACTTCCCCATGAAGCTGAAATCATTCAAACAGATGGGTCAATCAAAACTGCAGACCTTATAGTCGAAGAACTCGAGCAGAGCGAAAACAGAAAAAAGCAGTACCTTTCCGTGCTGATCGATACCACAGAGCGCCATGAGTTCGAAAGGATAAAGGAGACTCTCGTGGCCATGATTGCACACGACATTGCCACTCCAATGACTACTATTCACTCACAGCTGCATCTTGCGCAGCTTGGTGTCATGGGCGAACTGACAGAAGAGGGAGCGGCCTTAGTGCACAAGGCGGAAGCACAAAGCGTAGAATTGATGAATGTCTTAACCACAGTTATGAAAACTGCAAAATATAAACATGCCACCATCTCCAGCGGTATAGCAGCAACGAACCTTGCCGAAATCGTTGATGCGGTCGTCGAGTCAACCGAATCTGAACAACAGCAAAAAAATGTAGATGTACATCTGCAAATCGATCGCTCGCTTAATTTATTGGTCGAACCTGACAGCTCTTCCCACGCAATCAAGGTCGTTCTGACAGCCCTCTTGCGAAGCTGCCCTGAAAATCAATTTCTCACAATCGAAAGTTTCTTCGACGAGGAAGCTAAAGAAGACACGCTGCGATTGCGACTATCGCATCCTCGCGAGGGCGTCGTCGGACCTCCGCAGAGTTTAGCATGGGAATTTGCCTGCGCCATTGTGCAGGCAAACAACGGGCACCTGAGATTTGTTGAGGGTCAAAAATTTGTTGCCTGCGAATTCGAATTCAAGGTAGCTTGAAAAATTTCAAAACAAATACGCAGGTCCAACATATCAACATTCACTGTAATGGCAGAGAGACAATAAAGGTAGCGCCCCGTCCATCATTATTTCTGGCGCAGATCGTGCCACCATGTTTCTCTACGATGCTTTTACAGATCGCAAGACCAAGTCCAGTGCCGCCCTTTCGCGTCGCATCCGACACCGCCACCTGTTTAAAAGCTTCGAAAATTGTATCAAGCGCTGCTGCCGGAATCCCCGAACCTTGATCGCTGACACTGATATTGACTGCATTGCCTGCAATATCATTGGCAATATGTATTTCTCCTTTCTCAGGGGAAAACTTAATTGCATTTGTAAGCAAATTTACCAGCACTTGCACGATTCTCTCGGAATCGACGTTAATCTGACACTCAGAAATAACAGGGATAAGTTTCACTTTCTTGGCCGCAGCTTTAACAGCAACTGCACCCACAGCCTTATTTACAATATCACTAAGCGACGATGGTTTTATGCTTACAGCAAACAATTCATCGCCCATTCGTATCCGCAAGAAATCATCAAATAGCCTCAGTAACCGCTCGCTCTCGTTTACCGAGACCTGCAGGCGACTGTGGGCTTTCTCGGTTAGCTCGCCCAGCTCACCGGACTTGAGCCGAATCAAAATTTGCGCAATATCGGCCATCGGCTGAGCGACATCATCAGACATTGTGCGCAGCAATTCCTGCTTAATCCGCTCGATTGTTAGTCGCTCGGTTAAATCTGCAAAGATTGCCAGAACATACTTATCGCTGTCAACCTCGGCGATATTCAAAGAAAGTTCGATTGGAACAGCACCACTGTCAAGCTGAATAGATGATAAAAGACTTTTGCCGGACTGCTGCAACGCCAGGGAGAATAAATCTGTCATCCCCTCGGGCAATGTCAGTCGTTGCACAAACATCTGCTCTTCGACGGATCTGAGGTTGAACAATTTGAGAGCACTACCATTTGCAAATCTAACTCTTCCAAGTTTATCAATCAGCATTAAACCAGCCGGTAGATTTTCTACCAGCGATCTAACTTTGGCTTCGCTGTCATGCAACTGCTTTTCCAAACGCTTGCGCTCTGTGATATCGTGCGCGACACAGTAGTATCTCTGCTCAGCAAACTTCTGGTCGGCGGCGTTATGGACATTCAACAGCATGACAGCGAATTGACCATCGCTTTTTACAAAATCCGCTTCAAAAGTGGCTGTCTCACCTGAACCAATTGATTCCAAACGCATACGCAAAGCATCAATCGAATCACTTTTTACAAGCGTAATCAGCCGCCGTCCAAACAAATCCTCAGCAGAATACCCCCAGACCTTCTCGCACTCTTTGCCTATTTCAACTATCTTACTGTCATGGTCGATTGTAAAAATGACAGCACCAGCATTGGCAAGAATTGCTCTTTCCTGACTGCTAACCTGCCCGAGCAACGCAGCCATCTCATGGAATTGATGGTCTAATTCAGCGATTTCATCCGCCCCTTTGAGGGGCTCTAAGAGGGGAGCGCGGCGAGCAAGTCGTTTGCTATTTTCGATGATCACATTGAGGCGATTGGTGACTTGCCTGCTCAACAAAAGAGGCACCAGAATGCTCAATGTAATTGCCAATGCCGAACCGCCATACAAAAGCAAACCGATCAACTGGCGATACTGGCTGACTGTAAACTCATTCTTGCCAACATAAGGCTCGTCCAGTCCAGCGATCTCAGTATCCAATTTATTATCGACAATTTGTTCGTTCACAAGCTCTCGAACTTCCCGCAGTCGCATCGGCGCAAAGTGAGCTCCACCCATGCGGATCAATTCGACCACTTCCTGAGATAAGGAAAGAGTCTTGTTGCACTCGGCCTCAATGCGTTCCACTCTCGCTAGCTGACTGGGGCGCCCAGCCATTGATTTTTTCAGTAGTCCTATTGCGCTTTCGACTTTGCTTCTAGCGGTCAGATAGGGACGTAAAGTACTTTCACTTTGACTGGAGGCATATTCGAAAACAGCCATCGCACCGCTGGAGAGCGCAGTAGACAAAGTCATACCATCAGAAATTGCGGCACGTGCGCTCTCTTCTCTGCTCAACTCCGCTTCTTGGGCCGATACCAGATAAGCTAAAATAGTCATCATCGCGACTCCAAACACAACTGGAATCGCAGCAACGACAAAAACTTTGGGAAGTAGCTTCAAACTCGACACTCGCGAAGGTCATTTACATAGTAATGAATTTCAGGCCAAAAGACACAAGAGCAATCACTTTATTGGCAACAATTTTGTTCATTTCTGCAATTGCGAGTCCCGCCACAGCGTCCAGGATGTCGGAATCTGCGAATGAACTGCGTACAGAATCAGCACTTTTAAATCCCGCGCAAGAGAAAGACCAGATCATAGACGAGCAAGACGAATTGTACGACCGGCAGAAAAAAATCCCAGCCAGTGAGTATCCAAACTACATAGAGCACCTGCAACAACTCTTGAAAAAGCAAGAGAGCGCTTTCGGAAAAGACAGTCCTCAAGTGTCATGCACCCTGGACCAACTTTATTCCGTGTATCACATGCAGCGCAGACCGGATCTACAGATTGACGTAGCCAGAAGATCCATGGAGATAAAGCGCCGGATCCTTGGCACTCAAGCAGTGGATACCGCCTTTGTAACTTGTCATTTAGCCAGCGCATTAGCGGCATGCGAACGTTACGAAGAAGCGCTCGCATTGCTGCAGAACCTCCTGAATCAACTAAAACCAACAAATGGAACAAGATCTGCAGAAACAATGTTGACATTCGAAATTGCCCAGACATATTTCCAGTGCAATAAATTCGAAGAAGCACAGCCCTGGTTCGACAAAGCGGTCAGTCTGAAACTACAGTATGCCCCCAACTCAAGAGTTTATCCTACGGCCTACAAAGTTCAGACAAGACAACGCATTAACCAGCGTCTGGTGAACCGTTATCATCAACGGCTCTGGACAAACTCCAACAAATCACGCTCGTAACGACCAAAGTTTTCTATATCAATCAGCCCGCGACGGATTGCTTCTACAACAACGCGTACTCGCATGTTGACTGTACCGCCATCGTGATCGAGTGCTTTCAATTGATCTTGATCGAGCAACTTTTGAAATATCAGAGTGATGCGATTTTGAATTCCACGCACGCTGACATTCTGCCTGGCCGCAATCGCTCTGTCAGTCAAGCCAAGCGCCATATCCACAAGTGTGGCGTATTCGGCATCGCTAAGCGAGCTATTACCGAACGTTCGTCGTGACTGGCTGGTGAGAGGATCGATAAAAGTGCAGTTATGACTGAGCACACACTCGATACCATATCTAATGCGCTCAACACTCTGTCCTTTAAAGATGTAGCCGAAGACGGCACGGCCGGGCACAATCTTTTCGATCTTCCGAAGGTGCCACTCTTTGTATGAATCGGCAAGAAAAATGATCTTAGCTTGCGGATTATGTAACCACATACGAGCAGCGGCCTCGAACACGTTGGCATCAGCTGCTTTCAAATCGAGAACAATCAGATCCGTTTTCTTGATCTTGTATGAATTGAGGGCTTCATCACCTGTTCTTACAAATGTAATCGCCACAGTAGACTTGCTAGAATCAGTGAATAATTGCCTGTAAGATGCACGCAACTGCTCTGACTGCTCGGCGACCAAAATGTGCACAGCAACGGGTTCTGCCTCCAACGGGGCAATTGGAGCAAAAGATAGTAACGAAGAGGCGGAATGGCTTGTGAGGAAATTCGTTTGCATTTGCATCTGGCAGAACCCGTTTGTTGTGTACAGATGAAATCGTATGCCAGAAGACCTAACCGACTCCTGTCCAACTTCTAACCGATTTCTAACCACGCCTGAAATTCTGCTGTCTGCGAAAAATCGGAACGAGAGCGTCCCAGTTCCAATCCTGTTCATCAGTCCCTGTTCGCCAGTCCCTGTTCGCCAGTCCCTGTTCGCCAGTCCCTGTTCGCCAGTCCCCGTTCGCCAGTCCCCGTTAGTCAGTACTGGAGAATCGCTCGTCAGCCAAATCGCGAATAGCATTCTCACTGCCAATTTTGTAGACCTCCTCTAAGGTCGCAAGAAATGGATAGCTGGAACGCCAGAAAGAGATATGACCCAACCTTTTGGGCAATGCCGCATTCGCCGCCGGCCTGTGCACTGCCCCGACGAGATGACTTACATTGTGAACCTTCCAAAAATCTCCGAGGGGCAAAGTTGGGCGCTCCGTCTTTCTCTTTGAAGCAGTCCTTGTCGTTTTATTCTCAACCGAACTTGGCTCGCCTTCTTCCTTAGAAGATTTACGGAGACCAGCTCCACCCTTTGACTTGGATACAGTCGGTTCTTCCGCTTTACGGACTGGCGGCGACGAAGTTGTAATCAGATCGATCAACTTCTCCTTGCTCAGACCGCGCATACGAAATATCAAAAATGGATCTCGGTCAAATTCCTCACTGAGCAGATAATAAACTGAGGCAATATGCTTGCATGGATTGGAATAATCAGGGCACGAACAGTCTGTAGCAAAATCATTCATACTTGCTGGAAACAGCGAAACGCCATGCTCTGCAAAAAGCTTTTCAATATCCTCAGGCATCTCGGCCGCGAGCAGTTTTGCGGCAACAATAGCTTGATTGAAAGCCGTTTCCGACAGAAGAACCCACTTATCCACGGGAATTGTTTTCACGCCGATGTGCACGCTGTACGGCTGCAACCGCGAGCCCTGAACCCTGGCGGATATAGAGCCTTCCTGAATGTCGATTGAGAGCACCTGCCCGCGTCTTGCGTAGACCCGACCACGACCTAAACGCCCTCCCAGATCCAGCTCCTCGATCACATTGATCCAACGCCTGGCCCACCATGTCTTACCGAATTTTCCGCGTTCATTTTGCGACTTGATGCCACCACGAGCAATGCGTGGGCCATAGCGTGAATTAAAAATGTCATCATGAGACATTTACACAGAAACCTCGTCGCTCAACTTGAACAGCTTTTTCAAATCCTCGTTCGACATTTGAGAAATCCAGGCTTCACCAGAACCAACGACGACGTCTGCAGTCTTCTGCTTTTCTTCTATGAGTTTGTCGATCTTTTCTTCCAGAGTGCCGGCAGTTATGAACTTGTGCACCTGTACATTTTTCTTCTGCCCGATACGAAAGGCACGATCACTGGCTTGATTCTCCACGGCAGGATTCCACCATCTATCATAATGAAAAACATGATTGGCAGCTGTCAAATTTAATCCCGTCCCTCCCGCCTTTAGAGACAAAACAAAGAGCGATGGTCCGTCTTGCGATTGAAATCGTTCAACCATCTGGTCACGCAATTTTCTGGGTGTACCGCCGTGCAAGAAAAGCACTTCTTCGCCAAACTTTTCCTGCAAATGCTGCTTTAGAAGTTTGCCCATCTCAGCAAATTGAGTAAAAATCAAAGCCTTCTCGCCACAACGCAAAATCTCTTCAAGCATTTCAATGAGGCGCTCGAGCTTTCCCGACCGCCCCTCGAGAGCAGAATTATCACCAGCAAAGTGCGCTGGATGATTGCAGACTTGCTTCATCTGAACAACACCAGAGAGAAGTATCGCCAACCGCTCCTGATTAGAAGCCTGAGCCATGCGCTCAGCCACAGAGTCCACCACAGCAGTGTATAAAGTCACCTGCTCTCGAGTAAGTGAACAAAAGACCTTCATTTCCATTTTGTCAGGCAAATCGTTGATAATGCTTTTATCTGTTTTCAGTCTACGCAAAATAAATGGCTGGGTAATTGACTTCAAGAGTAGCTGCGCTGAGTGACTCCGATCTACTTGAATAGGAATAAGAAATTGATCGCGGAAACTATACAGCGAACCCAGTAGATTAGGATTGAGAAAATCCATTATCGAATACAAATCAGTCACACTGTTCTCGACCGGTGTTCCTGTTAGCGCGATGCGATAAAGACTGCGCAGGCTTCTTGCAGCAGCCGCTTGTTTTGTCTGATAGTTTTTGATGTTCTGAGCTTCGTCCAGAACCAAGCCGGACCATTCCACTTTCTGCAACTGCTCCAAATCGCGATCAAGCAGACCATATGAGGAAATGACAATGTCATTTTGATTTGCATTTTCCAGGAATGTAGCGCCTTTCTTGCGCTTGCCACCATGATGCACCATGACGCGCAGGTCAGGAGAGAATTTCGATGCTTCTCTAACCCAGTTACTTACAACAGAAGTGGGACACACAAGCAGTGTCGGTCCCACCACACCTTCATTCTTATACTTCTGAATCAGAGCCAGTGTTTGAATCGTCTTGCCAAGCCCCATATCATCAGCAAGACAGGCTCCCATGCCAAACTGGGACAAAAAATTCAACCAGGAATAACCGCGCTTTTGATAATCTCTGAGCTCACCGGCAAAAGCATCGGGTGCGGAAACTTCGGACATCACTTGTGGTGCAGTCAACTTCGCCAGAAATTTGCGAACCCAGCCTTGCGCATTAACTTCAACTTCAGTACCGTCCTCGGTTGCTCCAGTGAGAGCAAGTTTTACAATCTCGTCTAATCGTGCTTTCTTGCGAGCCTTCTTTTGCAGAAATTCGATTGCAGCTTTGATGTCCTCTTTTGATACAAGAACCCATTGACCACGAATCTTAACAAGCGGAGTCTTGAGCGAGGCCAGCGTCATCAACTCATCCTCGGACAGCGTCTCGTCACCAAGCGCCAGCTCCCAGTCGAAGTAAAAAACATTCTCCGCACCGAAGCGCCCTTTCACTCTCCTTGCTATATCTTCTTCCTCTGGGTTACCAGTTTTATCCTCGGCACCACTTTCAGTACCATCACCGATATTCGCCTTTTTCTTCAGTTTCGCCTTTTCACCTTTTCGCCACCAGGCTGGAAGCATGACACCGAAACCAGCTTGCTCCAATGCCGGAACGGTTTCTGTGAGGAACTGGAATGCACCGGTATTGTCCAGAGCAAACCCTGATGGTGTAGGGCTTTTTAAACTTTCACCAACTCGATCAGAGAGACGCGATGCCATGCCCAACGAACGCAAAAGCTGCTCTCGTGGGTTAAAATTGGCAGAATCAAATGTCTTCTTCACCGCACCCGTATTTAACCAGGCGTCCTCAGCTGGTATAAGCAAACTCTGGTCGTTCACACACTGCAGCAGATAATGAACACGCCAATTCTTATCTGTGCACGCATCGTTTTCCTTTGTCGATGTGCGACTCTTCTTTTCACTCACCGGTTCTCCAGGCGGCGGCTCGTCCAAACGAAAACAAAGTCTAAACTGAGAGTACTCACTGATCAGGAGCGGGCGCTCCCACTCCTCCAGCTCCGTGACAAACTTTTTTATCTCGTCATCATCGAAATTCATGCGCCCACTGGCGGTTGAAAGTGAGTGCATCCAGCAGTCATGGACACTGAGATACTTGTTTTTACTCAGATACATCGACGTCACCACACGCGAGCTCGCTTGCCGCACTGAGTCATCGACAAAAGCAGTCACATAGTTACTGACCAACTCATATGGAGTTGGCGCACTTCTATCGATTTCGGCGGTCGACGAAGGCACTGCGTTAAGAGCGCGCACCACAGGCGGCATCAGCTCGGTGAATCCCTGGAAAGCATCACGATCTGCCGGTGTTAAAACCGGCTTCCAACGTCCGTAGTAAATATCGCCTTTGAGCATGACACCGGGCAGATATTGCTGGCGGGCAACCAGAGCAGCGCCGAATCGAGCCAGCTGGATGATATACGAGAATTCCGCCCCCAGAATTATTCCTGGCGAGAGAATGTGACCGCGATCCGCACGTTCTACAAGAGAGACTATTTCGAGCGCATGCAGGGACACCGTGTCGACTATCCACGACAGATGCTTCACGGGAGAGGGCATTTCAAAATCGTCCGCGCACAACAACCGGCTGGAAGGAACTGGAAGCTGCTCGGTGGA
This is a stretch of genomic DNA from Candidatus Melainabacteria bacterium. It encodes these proteins:
- a CDS encoding response regulator transcription factor, with protein sequence MKGRSIDLFSTFRNLSRKIMSKILIVEDDEALADSIKDILEFDHHHVDAVADGALGLEHALSGAFDLIILDRQLPGMQGTDICTAFRNKGGQTPILMLTALSSINQKLEGFESGVDDYLTKPFAMPELLVRIKALLKRPPIQSRAVLSAGNISLDAESKTVMQSGQNLKLKPLEFSVLEYFMTHPNKVISAEELLKRVWKTEADASVDSVYTSINRLRKKLGENADQILQTVHGLGYKLVK
- a CDS encoding PAS domain-containing sensor histidine kinase, producing MVICAAVLLLLGFIYTYTDQQLAEAQRAREALDTCEFLMRTVSQTTAKLWTAGNFEAASEQQILNTTKTKVREKVQRLKELCKDHPEQQRTAFELEETLESSLKLMQRSIEMKAEHGIAPALKIMSFQIATQEHADTLFQCNRRLTEQLTSSLEHSEHASTAETMRPLLLLAATLIAAIGLITAFILNRSVVNRLSKLVLNSKRLATLDKLVPPSTKGENDEIADLDDIFHTMASSLSEAIERELATIEKAADVICTVNSRGELRSVNSACLSAWGYQAGELIGGNLLELVHHDDRSQTKAFIATLKNSEEMETFENKLTRKDGGLLDILWSFRKSETSDEIFCIAHDITERKKAQEDLRKSEDRFAAIKEKMPAGIIIFSEDGEVLDYNPSAITLLGRDQSSIKNTKLEKIIPALHSELNNLSKQRLPHEAEIIQTDGSIKTADLIVEELEQSENRKKQYLSVLIDTTERHEFERIKETLVAMIAHDIATPMTTIHSQLHLAQLGVMGELTEEGAALVHKAEAQSVELMNVLTTVMKTAKYKHATISSGIAATNLAEIVDAVVESTESEQQQKNVDVHLQIDRSLNLLVEPDSSSHAIKVVLTALLRSCPENQFLTIESFFDEEAKEDTLRLRLSHPREGVVGPPQSLAWEFACAIVQANNGHLRFVEGQKFVACEFEFKVA
- a CDS encoding PAS domain S-box protein; its protein translation is MMTILAYLVSAQEAELSREESARAAISDGMTLSTALSSGAMAVFEYASSQSESTLRPYLTARSKVESAIGLLKKSMAGRPSQLARVERIEAECNKTLSLSQEVVELIRMGGAHFAPMRLREVRELVNEQIVDNKLDTEIAGLDEPYVGKNEFTVSQYRQLIGLLLYGGSALAITLSILVPLLLSRQVTNRLNVIIENSKRLARRAPLLEPLKGADEIAELDHQFHEMAALLGQVSSQERAILANAGAVIFTIDHDSKIVEIGKECEKVWGYSAEDLFGRRLITLVKSDSIDALRMRLESIGSGETATFEADFVKSDGQFAVMLLNVHNAADQKFAEQRYYCVAHDITERKRLEKQLHDSEAKVRSLVENLPAGLMLIDKLGRVRFANGSALKLFNLRSVEEQMFVQRLTLPEGMTDLFSLALQQSGKSLLSSIQLDSGAVPIELSLNIAEVDSDKYVLAIFADLTERLTIERIKQELLRTMSDDVAQPMADIAQILIRLKSGELGELTEKAHSRLQVSVNESERLLRLFDDFLRIRMGDELFAVSIKPSSLSDIVNKAVGAVAVKAAAKKVKLIPVISECQINVDSERIVQVLVNLLTNAIKFSPEKGEIHIANDIAGNAVNISVSDQGSGIPAAALDTIFEAFKQVAVSDATRKGGTGLGLAICKSIVEKHGGTICARNNDGRGATFIVSLPLQ
- a CDS encoding tetratricopeptide repeat protein gives rise to the protein MNFRPKDTRAITLLATILFISAIASPATASRMSESANELRTESALLNPAQEKDQIIDEQDELYDRQKKIPASEYPNYIEHLQQLLKKQESAFGKDSPQVSCTLDQLYSVYHMQRRPDLQIDVARRSMEIKRRILGTQAVDTAFVTCHLASALAACERYEEALALLQNLLNQLKPTNGTRSAETMLTFEIAQTYFQCNKFEEAQPWFDKAVSLKLQYAPNSRVYPTAYKVQTRQRINQRLVNRYHQRLWTNSNKSRS
- a CDS encoding response regulator transcription factor, which encodes MLFAIWLTSDSPVLTNGDWRTGTGEQGLANRDWRTGTGEQGLMNRIGTGTLSFRFFADSRISGVVRNRLEVGQESVRSSGIRFHLYTTNGFCQMQMQTNFLTSHSASSLLSFAPIAPLEAEPVAVHILVAEQSEQLRASYRQLFTDSSKSTVAITFVRTGDEALNSYKIKKTDLIVLDLKAADANVFEAAARMWLHNPQAKIIFLADSYKEWHLRKIEKIVPGRAVFGYIFKGQSVERIRYGIECVLSHNCTFIDPLTSQSRRTFGNSSLSDAEYATLVDMALGLTDRAIAARQNVSVRGIQNRITLIFQKLLDQDQLKALDHDGGTVNMRVRVVVEAIRRGLIDIENFGRYERDLLEFVQSR
- a CDS encoding DEAD/DEAH box helicase, with the protein product MIILHAGLLNDEVVLWAEESFPAQKFTSLDVVKRGRRGGRHPYACSYAKLLQAIDPAAVPAEMDTCRAATVQVWLPSTEQLPVPSSRLLCADDFEMPSPVKHLSWIVDTVSLHALEIVSLVERADRGHILSPGIILGAEFSYIIQLARFGAALVARQQYLPGVMLKGDIYYGRWKPVLTPADRDAFQGFTELMPPVVRALNAVPSSTAEIDRSAPTPYELVSNYVTAFVDDSVRQASSRVVTSMYLSKNKYLSVHDCWMHSLSTASGRMNFDDDEIKKFVTELEEWERPLLISEYSQFRLCFRLDEPPPGEPVSEKKSRTSTKENDACTDKNWRVHYLLQCVNDQSLLIPAEDAWLNTGAVKKTFDSANFNPREQLLRSLGMASRLSDRVGESLKSPTPSGFALDNTGAFQFLTETVPALEQAGFGVMLPAWWRKGEKAKLKKKANIGDGTESGAEDKTGNPEEEDIARRVKGRFGAENVFYFDWELALGDETLSEDELMTLASLKTPLVKIRGQWVLVSKEDIKAAIEFLQKKARKKARLDEIVKLALTGATEDGTEVEVNAQGWVRKFLAKLTAPQVMSEVSAPDAFAGELRDYQKRGYSWLNFLSQFGMGACLADDMGLGKTIQTLALIQKYKNEGVVGPTLLVCPTSVVSNWVREASKFSPDLRVMVHHGGKRKKGATFLENANQNDIVISSYGLLDRDLEQLQKVEWSGLVLDEAQNIKNYQTKQAAAARSLRSLYRIALTGTPVENSVTDLYSIMDFLNPNLLGSLYSFRDQFLIPIQVDRSHSAQLLLKSITQPFILRRLKTDKSIINDLPDKMEMKVFCSLTREQVTLYTAVVDSVAERMAQASNQERLAILLSGVVQMKQVCNHPAHFAGDNSALEGRSGKLERLIEMLEEILRCGEKALIFTQFAEMGKLLKQHLQEKFGEEVLFLHGGTPRKLRDQMVERFQSQDGPSLFVLSLKAGGTGLNLTAANHVFHYDRWWNPAVENQASDRAFRIGQKKNVQVHKFITAGTLEEKIDKLIEEKQKTADVVVGSGEAWISQMSNEDLKKLFKLSDEVSV